The DNA sequence CAGAATGAGCCTGGAAAAGTGTAGGCCAGGATGGCTGCTACGTAATGGGCTTGTAGTGGCGTGACTGGATCACAGGTAAGGGCGGTCTCGCGATGCAGCTGATTGTAGGTGTTATAGTAGTTTGTCTCTGCGTGTTTGGCGGCTATGCCGCGATGGGCGGCAAGCTTGGCGTGCTCTGGCAGCCATTTGAATTTGTCATCATTCTGGGAGCCGCAGTCGGCGCCTTTATCATTGGCAACCCCAGCAGTGTTCTGAAAAACATGGGCAGCATCTTTGGCACCATGTTCAAAGGCTCAAAGTACTCCAAGGAAGCTTTCCTTGAGCTACTTGGGTTGCAATTCACTTTGTTCAAACTCGCAAAAGCCAAAGGCTCTCTTGCGCTTGAAGCACACATTGAGGACCCGCACGGCTCGGATATCTTCAATCAGTTTCCCATTTTCGCATCTGACCACCACGCAGTTGAATTCATGTGCGACTACCTGCGGATGATTACCCTGGGTACAGAAAACGCTCACGAACTTGAGGCCTTGATGGATGAAGAACTCGAGACACACCATCAAGAGCAAGAACTCGCAGTTGGGTCGATGCAGGCACTTGGCGACGGTACTCCTGCCCTCGGCATTGTTGCTGCGGTGTTGGGTGTGATTAAAACCATGGGCTCCATCGACCAGCCGCCAGAAATTCTGGGTCACCTCATTGGCGGCGCGCTCGTCGGGACGTTCTTCGGTGTGTTTGTTGCCTATGGCTTCTTCTCGCCTATGGCGAGTTTTCTGAAAGCTGCCTACGAAGCAGAAAGCAAATATTTGCTCTCCATGAAGGCAGGGCTGCTCGCTCACATGAATGGCTACGCACCGGCTGTTTCTGTTGAGTTCGCTCGCAAAGCGGTGATGACCCCTTACCGTCCGACCTTCGCCGAAGTTGAAGAGTCGACCGGCAACCTCACTATACCGACCAGCTAGGCTGTAGCCCACCATGTCAATGAACGAACAACCCATCATCATCAAGAAGGTGAAGAAGGCTGCCCATGGCCACCATGGTGGCGCGTGGAAGATTGCTTACGCCGACTTTGTTACTGCGATGATGGCGTTCTTCTTGTTGATGTGGCTGATCTCTATGACAACGCCCGAACAGAAACAGGGCCTCGCCGATTATTTTGCTCCCGCAAGTGTCAGCCGCTCCACGTCGGGTGCTGGCGGCGTTATGGGCGGCACAGCGTTTGATGTCGACGGGTCCCGCATGGCCGGGTCTGCACCAAAGGTGATGATGTCAATCTCGACACCTGCAGCGCCAAAGAGCCCGGAGTCTGAAAACCAAAGAACGGCCGCTAGCTCCGACGGCAAAGACTCCTCTAACGGCACGGATCCAGGAACCGCAGATTTTGAGTCTTCAGCGCTTGAGAAAGACCAAAACGCAGCGAACGATCAAAGTCAGTTTGCAAGTGCCGCCGCAAGCCTGCGTCAGTCCATGCAGGATTTGCCTGAGCTTGCGGAATTGTCACGAAACATCATTATCGAAGAAACGCCTGAAGGACTTCATATTCAGCTTACAGACCAGGATGGTCGCTCCATGTTCCCACCAGGACATGCAGAACCCTATGAGCGCACGCGCCTGGTTCTTGAGCAAGTTGCAAAGGTCATCCAGCAATTGCCCAACCGGCTGGTCATAACTGGACACACAGACGCAGCGCAGCTGGATGGTATTCCGGGATACTCTAACTGGGAACTGACAGCTGACCGGGCGAATGCAACCCGCCGTATCTTGCAGATGAACGGCATCAAGTCAGACCAAATCTCAGAAGTTGCCGGCAAAGCAGATTCGGATCCGCTCTTCCCTGAGGATGTGTATCTGCCAGCAAACAGGCGAGTCGGCATTCTTTTGCTGAACGAAGCCCCTGTGATCCCACCAGGTTTCGGACGATAAGCCACCTCTTGCGCAAACCGCTCCAACTCCCCAAATGTCTCTGACAGCCTTCTTGGCATCAGGAGAAATTGAATGGATGACGCCCAAGGCAATTCTCGGGGAAATTTTTTATCGAGCGAGTATATCGGGGACAGATTCAAC is a window from the Rhodobiaceae bacterium genome containing:
- the motA gene encoding motility protein A, producing the protein MQLIVGVIVVCLCVFGGYAAMGGKLGVLWQPFEFVIILGAAVGAFIIGNPSSVLKNMGSIFGTMFKGSKYSKEAFLELLGLQFTLFKLAKAKGSLALEAHIEDPHGSDIFNQFPIFASDHHAVEFMCDYLRMITLGTENAHELEALMDEELETHHQEQELAVGSMQALGDGTPALGIVAAVLGVIKTMGSIDQPPEILGHLIGGALVGTFFGVFVAYGFFSPMASFLKAAYEAESKYLLSMKAGLLAHMNGYAPAVSVEFARKAVMTPYRPTFAEVEESTGNLTIPTS
- the motB gene encoding motility protein B yields the protein MSMNEQPIIIKKVKKAAHGHHGGAWKIAYADFVTAMMAFFLLMWLISMTTPEQKQGLADYFAPASVSRSTSGAGGVMGGTAFDVDGSRMAGSAPKVMMSISTPAAPKSPESENQRTAASSDGKDSSNGTDPGTADFESSALEKDQNAANDQSQFASAAASLRQSMQDLPELAELSRNIIIEETPEGLHIQLTDQDGRSMFPPGHAEPYERTRLVLEQVAKVIQQLPNRLVITGHTDAAQLDGIPGYSNWELTADRANATRRILQMNGIKSDQISEVAGKADSDPLFPEDVYLPANRRVGILLLNEAPVIPPGFGR